CCCGCTGCTGATGGCGGTGGCCATCGGCTCCTCGTCGGCCTTCCTCACCCCCATCGGCCACCAGTCGAACACGCTGGTGTTGGAGCCGGGCGGGTACCGGTTCGGCGACTACTGGCGCCTGGGCCTCCCCGTGTCGCTGGCCGCGCTGGCCGCCGGTGTGCCGTTCATCCTCTGGCGCTGGCCGTTCTGAGGGGGGGCGCCGCGGGCCGAGCCGCGGGGCCGTGGGCGGCGTCACTCTCGCGTCGAGCTGGGCTGCTTGCCGAACCCCTGGATGCGGATGCCGCCGGCCGGCGAAACCGTGACAAGGGCGTAGGCATTACTCTCCGTGCCCGGCCCCTCGACCATGCCGCAGATCGTGAAGTAGGGGATGCCGCGGACCTTGCGGAAGCCGCCCTTGTGGTCGTGTCCGCTGAAGACGGCCGTCACCTTGCCCGAGTCCTCGAGGATGCGGCGCACGTCGGCGGCGTTGCGCACACAGTGCACGTCGTCGCCGTCGAGCGGCTGGTGGGTGAAGACGAGCACCTTGCCCTCGGCCCGCTTCAGTTCGGCCTCGAGCCACTGGAGCTGCTCGGGCGGCACCCAGCTATCGGTCCACACGAAGTTGCCCCGGGCGTACGGCTCGAAGCCCTTGCGGAAGCAGGCGTCGAGCACGATGCAGCGGAAGGGCGCCGCGTCGAAGGCATAGTGCGCGGCGGGCATGCCGGCGGCCTTCAGGAACTCGTCCTTGGTGAAGGCATCGAGGTCGTGGTTGCCCAGAACGTGGTAGCGGGGCCCCTCGAAGCGGCGGAAGAGGCCCTCGATGGTCTCGAGGTGCCGCATCTCCGTGGCGGAGTCGCGGCTCGTGCCGTCCACGAAATCGCCCAGGCAGATGACGAAGGCGGGCTTCGCGCGCGCGAAAGCCTGGATGCACTCGGCCAGCTTGGCCGGCGAATCGCGGTAGAAGCGCGAGCCGGCGGCCTCGCGCTCGCCGTGCTGCGGGTCGGCGAAGACGCCGAAGGTGAGCGCCTCGGGAACGGCCCCCGCCTCCGCGGCAGCCGTCACGAGGACGCCGAAGGCGGCTGCCCAGGTCCAGCCTCGCGCCATCATCTCCTGACTCCCCCTGGTGG
Above is a window of Planctomycetota bacterium DNA encoding:
- a CDS encoding metallophosphoesterase; the protein is MARGWTWAAAFGVLVTAAAEAGAVPEALTFGVFADPQHGEREAAGSRFYRDSPAKLAECIQAFARAKPAFVICLGDFVDGTSRDSATEMRHLETIEGLFRRFEGPRYHVLGNHDLDAFTKDEFLKAAGMPAAHYAFDAAPFRCIVLDACFRKGFEPYARGNFVWTDSWVPPEQLQWLEAELKRAEGKVLVFTHQPLDGDDVHCVRNAADVRRILEDSGKVTAVFSGHDHKGGFRKVRGIPYFTICGMVEGPGTESNAYALVTVSPAGGIRIQGFGKQPSSTRE